The window aaaaaaaaaattccacttgGGCAAAATCGAAAAATCTGAAATTTTTACACAGAAAATTGCAAATCCAGTGGGGGCGGGCGCCCCCTCTGCCCTTACATAAAACCGCCCCTGAATATAGTACATAATTAGTCCTTTGCAAAGGATAATTATAATTCAACTTAAAAGTGAGATGAACAATGTTGCGATTGCAAACAAATTTTGGGAAACACTATCATCTGACATTTTGCAGACAGTATATTATAATAAGTTTCCCCCAAATCAGACGATGCTATAAGATATAATACGTATATAAGTTAAATATATTACACTTGGATGCTTATATGTTACTGAATTTGGTCATTTACTAGTTGTTGATGATTTATTTCTACCTGGTCAATTGTAATTTCAGATGATTCATAGGGCGATTTGGGAGTTAAAGGAGAAAGGGGGTTCTAGTGAGGAGTCAATATCCAAGTTTATAAAACAGGAATATGTTGATTTGCCTTGGGCTCACTCGACGTTGCTGAAACATCACCTTGAGAAGCTTTGTGATCGTAAAGAGATTTGTATGTCTCATAAGCAATGCTACTTTATTGCTGGTACAGATTTTGACCCGATATCCCCCTCGACATCTGAGAAGCAGTCGAAAAGGAAGAAAAATTCAGAATCAGGGAAGAGTAGTAGTGGGGCCCGTAAGAAGCGAGAGACAAGGAAGGATTCAAAGAGTAAGGAACAGATAGTTGTAGTGTGTCAAGAACAAGATCAAGTTGTTCAACCGCTGAATCAGGTGACTGATGAAGAAGAAAACCAGGAAGCACAGATTCTAAAAATTGAAGATCAACTGTATGAGCGAGAAAATAGTTCGATTGACGAAGTTTGTGCAAATGCCACAAATGAAAATCCATCTGAAGATATATTGGTGACTGAAGGTGATGAGTTTGTTGCTTGTGATGAAAATCAATCCGCGGAACAACTTGACGAAGAGCAAATAAAAACATGTGGAACAAAGAAATGGAAGATGACTCAAAACGCGGTGTCGAAACAGAGACGTAGTAAGCGCATCAAGAATAATGATGAGAATCAACAAGATGATGAAGTTATTGGTGGTGAATCGAATGATGTCAAGCAGATTGTAGAAATTAAAATGAATGACATGCCAgttcaagaagaagaagaagaattgcACCCTGATGGTTCGGGTTACATTAATATAGAGCCGATTCAAACGAAGAAGAATCCTGTGCTTCTGCAGATAGAAGATTGTCCTAATTCTGATCCGGGATTACCTAAAAGTGGCATGCGCAGATGGACAAGATCACAGATAAAGAAAAAGTTGGAGAAAGATGAACAAAAGGATCAGCTTGACATTGTTGAGTATTTGTCCCAAGATGAACAACACGCAATCGAGACTATTGAATGGAAAGAAGAGACAAAACAGACGCCAACTGTAACGTCTACTCAAATGAGTGGGCAGCGAGCTAAATTACGAAGTTCACAGAAGAAAACCGATCACTTGGAGTCTATTGAGATGCCAACCGTTGAACTGTTAAACCCTGAATGTACGGAGTTGAGTAGTGAGTTATGTGATGTTGATGAACCGATACAAGTGCAGGAACCAGAAGATAAACCAGAGGAGGATAAACGTAAGTACGGTGGTCGTGGTCGACCCCCTAAGAGAGGTCTGAACTCAGCTAAGGAGTGCAAAGTTGAAAGAAGGGGTCGTAAGCGTAAACTAGTCCAGGGTGAGGTATCGGGAAAATCTAAAACCGCAAACAAAAAAGATCAACCGAAGCACAAACGCTATGTTGGCATGCATAAGATGGCTAGGAGGAGCGATGCAAAGAAGAGAAACAGAGGCCGTTAGGTTTTAAGTTACCAAATTGATGAATGAATTGGTCGGTGCATTGCTGAATATACAGGTTTAATCTATTATCTTTACTGTTCTTTGCTCTATAGAACAATAGTGGAGTATTAAGTTTATGAGGCTGACTTAGTTACTATTGCTAGGTTGTTTAGATATCTTGGTTTCATGGAGTTTGTTTTATAGTAGCAACTTGATTGATTGAGAAGTCATTTTTatttaagtgaaatatgaaatttctTTCTTTGTTATTGGTGTTTACTTTTTTCCATAGGTTATGATGCTAAGATTGATTTTGAAGTTGTAGGGTGAATCACCACCAAGCTTTTCTTGAGAGACATGAACCTGGTGGTGAATTCAGTAACATAATAAGGTAGTGAAACATCAAATCAACATTGTAAAAATTGATAATCGGGTTTAACCGGCCCACTTTTTTGTAAGGACTAATAGGATAtgactttttatacatttaaatgaattttttttttttttttttttaaatagaaaACTATAACCATGACACCTTTCCTATATCGTTTGGGTGGGGTGgggtgggtgtgtgtgtgtgtgtgtgtgttgtgtgtgtggggggggggggggggggggggttggggTTTAAAGGAGGggtttttacttggc of the Rutidosis leptorrhynchoides isolate AG116_Rl617_1_P2 chromosome 5, CSIRO_AGI_Rlap_v1, whole genome shotgun sequence genome contains:
- the LOC139848055 gene encoding uncharacterized protein, producing MAMNKLKEALIQFANSNPNLFPNPNSYPTLIEQQFSKFFPDHHTTPNHPPYAAMIHRAIWELKEKGGSSEESISKFIKQEYVDLPWAHSTLLKHHLEKLCDRKEICMSHKQCYFIAGTDFDPISPSTSEKQSKRKKNSESGKSSSGARKKRETRKDSKSKEQIVVVCQEQDQVVQPLNQVTDEEENQEAQILKIEDQLYERENSSIDEVCANATNENPSEDILVTEGDEFVACDENQSAEQLDEEQIKTCGTKKWKMTQNAVSKQRRSKRIKNNDENQQDDEVIGGESNDVKQIVEIKMNDMPVQEEEEELHPDGSGYINIEPIQTKKNPVLLQIEDCPNSDPGLPKSGMRRWTRSQIKKKLEKDEQKDQLDIVEYLSQDEQHAIETIEWKEETKQTPTVTSTQMSGQRAKLRSSQKKTDHLESIEMPTVELLNPECTELSSELCDVDEPIQVQEPEDKPEEDKRKYGGRGRPPKRGLNSAKECKVERRGRKRKLVQGEVSGKSKTANKKDQPKHKRYVGMHKMARRSDAKKRNRGR